TGAGAACATGAACTTGGAAACTGCGGGCTTTCAAGTGAAACCCGGAGCCACGGTGAGCGTCTATCCCGTGACAAAGGCAGAGAACCAGCGCTGGGCCTTTGAGTATGCCAGCGACGGATACTACAAGATTCGCAACTACCAGTCGGGACTCTATCTTGAGGTGGCTGGTGGAAGTTCGGCCAACAACGCCACCGTGCGCCTGTGCGCCGAGGCTACCGACGATCACCAACTGTGGAAACTCCTACCCATCGATGCGCCCTGCGAACAAGAAGCTCCCACCGTTCCGTCGGGACTGAAAGCTAAGTCGGGTATAAGCACTATCGAACTCAGCTGGGAAGCCAACACCCAGGACAAGGACTTCAACGGGTATATGGTGCTCCGTGGTGAAAAGAACGCGGCTGGAACAATTGAATACGACGTCATAGGACGCCAAGTCATGGATACCTGTTTCATCGACAACGACTGTCGCCAGAACACCATCTACTACTATGCCCTGCAAAGTGTGGACTATTCCCAGAACCGCTCCGACAAATCGGAACCCGTGGAGGCGGCCCTGAGTGGACAGCGTGGACTGGTGGCGAAGTATGATGGCAGCTCGGCGAATGATATTCGCATCCCACCCTCTGCTGTATGTCTGGCACAAGCCACCATCGCTGCATGGGTGTATAATCCAGGCTACTTGGCCGAGAACTGCCGCCTCTTTGACTTCGCTGCTAACGACACAAGCCAAGCCGTCCTTTCCCTGAACCAAGGGGGAAACCTCGTGCTGACGCTACAAGACGGCGAGCGTATGCAGACCATCAGTGGCGGAAAGCTGCCCGGAGGCTGGCATCATGTAGCCGTGACCATCGGCGAGAGCATGACAAAGGTCTATCTCGATGGTGAGCCGAGTGGAACTGGCGCGGCGTCCTCTGTGAGACTCGCAGACATCCGGCCCGTGTGCAACTACATCGGTCGTGGACAAGACGCGAGCGTGCCGTCTATGGATGGACGAATTGACGACCTGCGCATCTACAACTATGCGCTGAGTCCCGCAGAACTCCAGTCCGTGATGGACGAGACATCTTCACACGGCGATGAGAATGCATGGTCCAAGCCTGTACTGCCATCCAAGTCCTTAGCGGAAATCAGCGCCACAGAAGTCCTCTACCTCTACAACGTGGATGCCGACGCCTTCGTCACTTATGGAATGAGCTGGAACACCCAATCGGTGGCACAGCGTCTGGCAAAAGGCGACCGCAGCTTGGACAACCGATTCCGAGTCAAAGTCACGAAATTGGCTGGAGGCAAAGTCAGACTCTCGATGGCGGACAAGTCCAACGTGTACATTGGATGTCTCCCGGATGCCTGTAACGTGTGGAGCGACCGTTCGGCTGAGGAAGCCACTTTCACGTGCCAAGAGGCATCCACAGCCGCTGGTAGCACGTATGCCTTGATATCAGATGCACAAAAGGACTACCTCGACGTGTCCTATGCCTATGGTGGTCCCCTGACCACACGCCACGGACGCGGTTTCACGCACTGGGCTTTTATTGCGCCGAAAGAGATTTCCTCCCAGTCATACGCTAAATACAAGGAAAGGCAGAAGCTTTTTGCCCTCCACCAAGCCATTGCTGACTCAAGAAAAGAAGATGTTTATGCCGCAGACATCCAGGCTGCGGCCCAAGTTTACCTGAATGCCGATGCAACGGTGGCAGAACTGCGTGCGGCCACTCGCAAACTGATTGTGGCCGTAGCGGAAGGTCTCACTAGCAGCATAGACGTTTCAGACCTGTTCGACAACGCTGACATGCTTGGAAATGCGACAACGACCGACTGGACAACCGCTTCAACTACCATTAAGGACGGCAACATCGAGATTTTCCACAAGCCGTTCACCCTCACACAAACGCAAACTGACCTACCGCTGGGCATCTACGACATTGTTTTACACGCATTCTATCGTAACGACAATACAGACAAGGCGCCTGTTGTGGCTGCCAAGGCCACGAACACCGTGACGGGAATGGTGGTTGAGAGGCAGACGGTGGCAGACAACGAAGTGATGATGACAGCCGCCGAGACGACTGCCGGTGCGGCACAGACGTTAACCAGCGACTTGGCACAGACAGAACTGAAAGACGTGATCGTGGATAATCACCAAATGACTCTGTCCGCAACAATCTCCAGCAGCACACAATGGGTCAATTTTCAAGGCTTCGAAATCAAATTCCGCCATCCGTTTGTCACTGTGGAGATTCCACAGTCGGGCTACACCACGTTCTACTATAGCGACCAGAGCTTCCTGCTGCCCGAAGGCATGGAGGCCTACACATTCCGCGAGACGAGCGAAGGCTTTGACGTCAGCCAACACTACACGACAGCTGGTACCGTACTGCCCGCAGGACAAGCCGTTGTACTTGGTGCTCAACCAGGGAGATATACCATGCTACCTACTACGAAGAAGAAAAGCCTGGACTCAAGAAACCAGCTCCGAGGCTCCGACGAGGACCAACTGACCCACGGCGGCACATTCTACTACACTTTATGTGAGAACGAAAACTACCAGATGGAATGGAACTGGACTGCAACAGATGGAGCTGTCTTCAAGAATCCGGCACACAAGGCCTACCTCATCTCAACACGCTCCACTAAGCAGTCATCTATCCTTGCAGAGCTGCCATCTGCCGTGCAGGCTATACAGGCTGTGCAGACAGACAGCTGCTCCAACTCCAAGGCAATCTACAATTTGGCTGGCCAGCAAATAAAATCCCAATCCTCGACAACCTTATATGGGCTTCCGCGCGGCATTTACATCGTGGATGGCAAGAAAGTAGTAGTACGCTGACCCTTTTTATTATGTAGTCTGTTTTTCGGCTCTTACCTTATATATTTATAGGATTGAACCTTTTTTTGTATCTTTGCAGTCGTTTTAATTCTTGGTTACTATGGGTGGTCTTGCATATCTATTCATTTCGATTTTCGAAAATCAAGACAAATAAAAATCGCAAACTAGAACGGAGAAGCTAACAAAATTCGCCTAAATTGTAATAAAAAGCCCGTTATACATCAACTGAATGAATCCTATATCGCAATTCTTTAACTCTTATACTGCAACTGAACGGCAATTGCAGTACAACTGAATGGCAGTTGCAGTATAGTTTTCATTCAGTTGCGGTATAACTACCGTTCTATTGTAGCCAGTTTTCGGGGCGTATTAAGGAAAAGTGGATGCCTTTTTGGAGTTTTAAATTGTACTTTGTTGATTTTCAGTAGGTTGTGAAAAATTCGCAACATGCTCATAATTCGCGTGTAGAAGTCCGAAGGAGGAGTTGGTGAATTCCGTGCGATTCTCGCGCGCTTTAGTGTAATAAATATACATTCTTTGAGTGCATATATATTCTTTTTATGGTGAAAATAGGTTAAACATTTTGAATGTATTACTATTTTTATTATATTTGTGCGTCAAAATAATTATTACATTACAAACTACATATTTTATTTCACGAAGAGCAAATTATTAACTATAATTTATATATATCATGAACAAAAAAACTTTACTTAATTTCTGGGTTCTACTACTGTGTATGGTAGTAGGAGGAGCAAGTACTGCGTGGGCACAGAGTGATTTTTCTGCCCTCTACACAAGTAATGTTACGCTTCCTTCAAGTGGTACTGGAACCGTTTCTTCTTGCATAGTTAATGTTAATACTACGCAATATAATGGTACCAAATTGGGAAAGAATGGTGCAGGCGCTTCTGCAACATTTCAGGCTCCTGCTGGTACGAAATATATTCATTTACATGTCGCTGCTTGGAATGGGCAAAGTACTGGATTCACTTATAAAGTAGGAGATGGTACAGCGCAATCGATATCTGGCATTACCTCTAACTCAGGTATTAAAGGTAATCCTCCTTTCACTTTCGATGGTGACGCAAGTAGTTCGAATTATTACAAGGTCATAACTTTAGATAATCCTTTAGCAAGTGATACAGATATTACTTTTTCAAGTACGTCTGAACGAGCTGTTTTTTGGGGAGTAAATACTGAATCTGTAGCAACTCCTTCATACGTTATTACTGCTCAATCCAATAACAATTCTTATGGAACAGTTGCTCTTGAAGGTAGCTTTATTACCGCTACTCCTGCAGATGGCTATCGCGTAAGCACCTCTGAGCCTTATACCGTTTCTCCAGCTAATTCAGCAACCGTTTCTCAAAGTGGAAATGTGTTTACTGTAACTCCTTCTGAAAATACAACGGTGACCATCAATTTTGAGGCTATACCTACTCATACTGTTACCTTCTCAGTTAATGGAGATGTTAGCCGAAAAGTTAGTGTAGCTGAAGGTGGAGCAATTGTATTCCCTACTGCTAAAGATACACCAGCTGATGAAACTGAGTTTAATAAGACCATCAGCGGAAAAACTTTTGTGGGTTGGTACACAGACGAGTATTCAGATGCATCTGTTGCACCTTCTTATGTTAACACGTCAACTGCTACTATGAGCACAAGTGATATTACTTATTATGCTGTATATGCAGATGTGGAAGAAGAAGAGTCGGATGATGTCGCACATGCTAAATTGGACCAAACTTTGCAGTATGATACTTGGACCTATAGTGGTTCTACAACGGACAAATCGGGCTATCGCTTATTCCATACAGACAGCTACATTGAGTCTGAAGCTTTTGACTTAAGCACCTTAAAGAAGGTTATTATTTATGCTGGTACTTACGGTGGTCCCTCATATAATAGTTTGACAATCGGTGATGGCACAAATACATGGAAAGATGTTACTGTATCTGGGTCAAGCCAAACAGGAGTCAATGAATTTGTTGATGGAACGGCTTTGTCTGGTACTAAAGCTCTACGTATTACAAGTAACTCAGGAACTGATAGTGGAAATGGAACTGGCGTTCGTATCTCTAAGGTTGAAATTTTTGTCAAAGGCAGTATAAGGACTGAAAGTGACTATACCACTTCTGTGCGTATGGATGCTGGTATTTCATTTGCTGACGCAGAAGTAAACGTTAAGTTGACAAGTGGATATGCTGGTCAGGAACTGACAAATCCTAATGCGGTAACTGTTGCCTATAGCTCTTCTGATGAGACGGTGGCTACTGTTAATAGCTCAACAGGCGCTTTAAGTATGCTGAAAGCCGGAACAACAACTATCACAGCTTCTTTCGCAGGTGATGCCAATTATTTGCCAGCCGAAGTAAGTTATGAGTTGATTGTTACTGAAAAGAATCCTCATGATCTGGCTTATGCAGTAACAGAAATTGAAAAGTTGACAACTGATGCAGTATTTACAAATGCTTTGACCAACGAACATTCACTTGCAGTGACTTATACATCAAGTGTTACGAGCGTGGCAACCGTTAATGCCACAACAGGCGAAGTAACTGTTACAGGTGCAGGTACTACAGTTATTACGGCAACTTTTGCGGGCGATAAGTCATACGAGGAAGGTGAGGCCAGTTATACACTGACCGTTAGCAAGGATGTTCCTACATTGAGCTTCGCTTCCGAGAACGCTATTGGACGTGAAGGTGAAGCTTTTGAAGGAAATGAGCTGACCAACCCTGCAGGCTTGACAGTAAGCTACGAATCAAGCGATGAGACGGTCGCTACTGTTGACGAGAATACTGGCGCAGTTACTATCGTAGCAGCCGGTACTACTACAATTACTGCTACTTTTGCTGGAAATGATACTTATGTTCCTGGTGAAACAAGCTACACTTTAAAGGTGCTTGCAACTCCTACAATTACTGTAGCTGATGACGCCATTGAATTTGGTGAAATCTTTAACATTGATGATTCTTCCATCACCGGTGGTCCAATCACTGTGACTTCTGATAATGCAAATATTGTAGCCATCGATGGTCTTGTGATTACTCCAATTGCATGTGGTAGCGTTGAGATTACTGTTAGTACCGCCGAGGATGAAACCTATAAGGCCGGAAGCGAAACGTTTACACTGACGGTGACTGCCCCAGAGGGTAAGACTGCTGCACCAAGTGGTGATGTTGTGTTGTTTGGTGAGTCGTTTGGTAATAATACCGGTAGTGCACGAGATTGGAATGATTCTTATAGCGTGAAAAGTGGAGTACTGGCTGTGTATTCTGGAATTACAGGCTATACTGTTTCAAATGCAAAACAGGGCAAAAATTCAACTGGTAGTACACAGTCTGGTTTGAATCAAAGCACATCTGGTTCAGACGCGTCTATTATTCTTGGTCCGCTAAATGTTGAAGGTTATAGTGATATGACATTAAGCTATCAATGGAAAGCTGCCTCTGTTAAAGGAACATATACAACTTCTGCTTACTATGCGACGAGTTCTGAAGGTGAATTTACTGAGATGGAAGGTTCGGGAGATGGTGCAACAACTTTCGTAGAACGTTCATATACTATTCCTGAAGCAGCACAAGTGTCTTCACTTTATCTTAAGATAGTATGGAATACTTCCAATACACAAGGCATAATTGATGAAGTACGATTGACTATTCCTGAGAAATCTTCTGCCACTGTTACTCTGAACAAGAATGGTCTTGCTACCTATTGCTCTCAGTATCCTATGGACTTCTCTTCTGCTCAGGGCTATACTGCATGGCGTGTAACTGGTGTTTCTAATGAAGGAGTGGTTTCTCTTGAGAAGATTACTGAGGCTATTAAGGGCGGTCAGGGCGTTCTGCTATACAACAAGAATGCCGATGGCGTGAACACCAGCGAGGTTACTGTCAACTTTGCTGATGGTGCCACTGAGTATAGTGATGCACAAAATAAATTCTTCGGCACCACCGCTCCTACCTATGTTGATAATGAAGAATACCTTGGTCTTAGCGGCAACAAGTTTGTAAAGGTGAATGCCGGAACTATTCCTGCTGGAAAGGCTCTGCTGCCTGTAAGTGTTCTTCCTGCTGGTGCACGTCAGCTGACCTTCCAGTTCGAGGATGATGGACAGACTACTGGAATCAGTGATCAGATCACTGTGAATGGTGAAAAGTCAGTCTATGACCTGCAGGGTCGTAAGGTGGAAAAGACCACAAAGGGACTCTACATCGTAAACGGCCGCAAAGTGGTGGTTAAATAAGTGAGTGAAATTGTTCTAATTCGTATTCAAAATCTGACAAGATATGAAAAAGATATATGAAATACCTGAATTGGCAGTGGTAAAGCTAGAATTGGTAAATATTGTTGCCGCTTCTAATCCTGAGATTATTGTTGACACTACTGAAGATGTTAATGCCGAAGTAGTAGAGTCTCGTAGAAATAATATTTGGGATGATGAAGAAGACTGGTAACTAAGAGGCTGAATCCGGATCGTTTAAAGTCTGCAAGCACATCGCTTGCAGACTTTAAACGACCCGTTTGCAGGCTGCAAACATAATGATATAAAGAAGAAAGCCGGAACGCACTTGCGTTCCGGCTTTCTTTCGCTTATCTTGAGCCTCTTGTCGGATTCGAACCAACGACCCCGAGATTACAAATCACGTGCTCTGGCCAACTGAGCTAAAGAGGCGGGTGGGCAAGCGGTCTGTATCGCGCCGCTACAACCAAGTACCTTTGCTACGTTCCCGTCCTGGAGGATTCCGAGGGAGCTGGCCGTACAGGACTTGCCCATGTTTCGCGTTAAGCGGGTGCAAAGGTAATAAAAAGTTAGGAGTTTGTAATTAGACGTTAGAAGATATTTCTTATTGTTTAACATTTTTTAGAGTGATACCTCTAAAACCTTCCGTTAATTGTATATAATAATATGTTATATTCTGAATTTTTTCGTACTTTTGCAGCAGATTTCTATTAAGGAAGAATATGATAACCCCTGAAGAAACAATACAACTGCGCGCTTTTGTACGTTATGACGGTCTTCTTTTGGCCATTCTTTGGACCGTGAGCTTTGCTTGCTACATCATCGGACTAAGCAATCCTGCGGTGTCGATGCTGGCTGTAGGTCTCGTCCTGTCGTCGCCCTTTTTTGTGGCTCAGCGCCTGAAAGTGTTTCGTGACTATGGTCGTGGGGGCGTCATCTCGTTCCTTCGTGGATGGGCCTATGTGGCACTAACCTTTTTTCATGCCTCCTTGTTGTTGGCTGTAGTGTACTATGTGTATTTCGCCTTTCTTGACCACGGCTATTTCCTGCAGTCCATCCACCAGTTGTTGAACAGTCCTGAAAACCAGCAAGTGCTGAGCCAGTATGCCACAGTAGAGGAGTTCAACCAGATGTTGAACGACATGCAGAGCGTTCGTCCTATCGACTTGGCGCTGAGCATGCTGCAGGCCAACACCATAGTGGGCATTCTGCTGGGTATGCCCATCGCTGCATTATTGAAGAAGAAAGTTTGAAAAACAATGGATATATCAGTAATTATACCTCTTTATAACGAGGAAGAGTCAATAGGCGAGCTGTTTGCCTGGATAGAGCGCGTGATGGATGAACATCACTATACGTATGAAGTGATTTTTGTGAGTGATGGCTCTACTGACCGTTCATGGCAGATTATCACCGAACTGAAACAGCGTTCGCAGCATGTTCACGGTATTAAGTTCCGTCGCAACTATGGTAAGAGTCCTGCCCTGTACTGTGGCTTTGCCAAGGCCGAGGGCGATGTGGTCATTACCATGGATGCAGACCTTCAGGACTCGCCCGACGAGATTCCCGAACTGTACCGCATGATTAAGGAAGAGGGATTAGACCTGGTGTCGGGCTATAAACAGAAACGCTACGACCCGCTGTCGAAAACACTGCCCACAAAACTGTTCAATGCCACCGCCCGTAAGGTGAGCGGCATCAAGAATCTGCACGATTTCAACTGCGGACTGAAGGCCTATCGCCGTGATGTGGTGAAGAATATTGAGGTCTATGGTGAGATGCATCGCTATATTCCTTATCTGGCCAAGCAGGCCGGTTTTTCAAAAATAGGCGAGAAAGTGGTGCAGCATCAGGCTCGTAAATATGGCGAATCGAAGTTCATGGGATGGAACCGTTTTGTCAATGGCTATCTTGATTTGATTACACTCTGGTTTCTCAGCACCTTTGGCAAAAAGCCCATGCACGTGTTTGGCTTCCTGGGAACGGTGATGTTCTTCATCGGATTCCTGGCTGCTTTCTTCATCGGTGCCGACAAACTGTGGTGCCTGGCCAATGGCATTCCTCAGCGACTGGTCACTGACTCGCCCTATTTCTATCTGGCCCTGACCATGATGATTATCGGAACGCAACTGTTCCTTACCGGATTCGTGGCCGATTTGGTGAGCCGTTCTTCGACCAATCGTAATGACTATCAGATAGAAACCACTATATGATGAGTCAGAAGAAAGGTATAGCCAAGAGGGTAGTAGGGGCAATCGGCATGTTGCTCCTGGTGCTGCATGTGGTGATGGGTATTGCTTCGTGCTCGTCAATAGAGTGCCCGGTGCAGAATAAAGTGGAACTGGTGTGCCAACTGGCCGACACCTTGCACGACACACTCTCTGTGACCAGCCAGCGCAGAAATGGTACAGACACTCTTTTGCTGAACAGGGGAGTGAACCTTACTTCGATGAAACTGCCTCTGAGCTATCAGAATCCTGTGGATACACTGGTACTGAAAACCGTAAGGATGGCTGTGACCGATACCGTGTGGGTGGAGAAAGAAGACATCCCGCACTTCGAATCGGTTGACTGTGGCCTGTCCTATTTCCATAAGATAAAGTCAGTGAGAAGTACCCATTTAGGTATTGACACTGTGATCATCAATAAAGTCCTTGTAGATTATGACCCTTCAACAGCCCATTTACAATTCCATTTCAAGGCTCGTCCTTAGTCTGCTGCTCCTGCTGGTCTGCAGTGTTGAGGCTGGGGCACAGCGCTTCTTGAAACTGGAACAGGACACCATTCCTCTGTTCCGGGGCTTTGCCGTGTCGTTCGATCTGGCTGGTGCCGCCCAGATGCAGCTATCTGACTACGGACAGTATGAGGGTGCACTCCGGCTAAACCTGCACGATCAGTATTTCCCTATTGTGGAAATGGGTATCGGCAGGGCTAATCATGGCGAGGATGTTGTGACCAAACTGAGCTACAAGACCACTGCGCCTTATTTCCGTATTGGTGCCGATGTGAACATCATGAACAAGAAGCATACAGGCAACCGTGTGTTTGCAGGACTGCGCTATGCCTTCACCAGCTATAAGGTGGATGTGAACCACCCTGGTCTGCAGGATCCTGTTTGGGGATGGGATGCTACATTCGGTATGAGCGATGTTCAGTGTAGTATGCACTGGGCTGAAGTGGTGTTTGGCCTTGATGCTAAAGTGTATGGTCCGCTGCACCTGGGATGGAGCGGACGTTACCGCATGCGCATCAGTCACAACGATGGCGATTTAGGCAAAACCTGGTATGTGCCGGGCTTTGGCATACAAGACAGCTCGGCACTGGGCTATACATTCTACGTGTCGGTAGATATCTAATTAAGAACTAATCACTGAAAATATTCAATCATGATAGGAAGTGACGGATTACCAGGCTTGAACGATAAGCGTCGTAAACAACTGTGGTGGCAGGTGCCCTTCCTGCTGTTTTTGGTGGCAGGTACAGTCTTTGTGGCACGAATGCAGCGTGATATTCCCTATCAGACAGAGCACGGCTTTGTGTTTGGCACCGTCTATAACATCAGTTATCAGAGCAATGAGAGCCTGAAAACCGAGATAGAAAAAGTACTCAGTGAGGTGGATGGCGAGTTCTCCATGTTCAACGAGAAATCGACAGTGAGCCGTATTAACCGTGGTGAGGAACCCGAGCTGAGCGAAATGTTTCAGGAGGTATATAAGAAAGCGGTGGCTGTAAATGCCGATACAAAGGGGGCTTTCGATGTTACGGTGGCTCCTCTGGTGAATGCCTGGGGCTTCGGGTTCAAAGGAAAGAAAACGGGGGCGGAGGCTGATTCAACTTCCAGTCTGCCCACTGCCCAACAAGTAGATAGTCTGCTGAAGATTGTTGGCATGGATATGCTGACTTATGATGCTGAACACAATCTGATTCATAAGAAAGACCGTCGCACCATGCTCGACTTCAGTGCCATTGCAAAAGGCTATGGTTCCGATTGTGTGGCCAGATTGCTGAGACGACACAACGTGAAGAACTTCATGGTAGAGATAGGTGGCGAGGTGGTGACACAGGGTATCAGTCCGAAACGATTGCCGTGGCGCATCGGAGTGACCAAACCAACGGAAGATAGTCTGCAGACCTCACAGGAGTTGCAAACAGTGCTGAATGTTACTGATCGAGCCATGGCTACCAGTGGCAACTATCGCAATTTCTACTATCAGGGTGGTCGCCGCTATGCTCATACCATCGATCCGATGAACGGCTATCCCGTTCAGCATAATATCCTTTCGGCCACGGTCATTGCTGCCGATTGTGCAACAGCCGATGCCTATGCCACCTCATTCATGGTGATGGGACTGGACCGCGTGAAGGCTTTGCTGGCCCAGCATCCCGAACTGATGGCCTATATTATTTATGATGGTGATGACGGGCAGTTTGCTGTATGGTACTCGCCTTCGTTGAAGGATAAAATCAATGAGTGAACGTCTTATTCTTCCCACTGACTCAAAAATAGGATTGACCCCTTTCTATGAGCAACTGTTGCAGTTTTCTCTGTTTCAAGGATTGAGCAGAACAGAGTTGCAGCAGATGGTTGGTAATACACGTTTCGGATTCCAGAAGCTGCCTGCCGGTCGTCAGATTGTAAGGGAGGGTGATACTTGTACGCAACTCTATTTTCTGGTGAAAGGTACACTTGAGGTTGAAACAGTAGGAGATGATCATACCTATAGGATGATAGAACAGTTGCAAGCCCCCTTGCAGTTGCAGCCAGAAGCACTGTTCGGTATGTCCCCAAGATATTCACACACGTTTCGCACTCGTACCGACTGTCAGTTTATCGTTCTGTCTAAGGATGAGGTGCTCAGGTTGTTTGACGAGATATTCATCTTCCGACTCAATTATATCAACATCTTGGCCGCACAAAGTCAGCAGCAGGGACACAGGGCATGGCGGCGTGCACCGCAAACGCTCGATGAGCGTGTGGCGCGTTTCTTCATAGACCATTGTATGTATCCCGCTGGCCATAAGGAGTTGCATATCTTGATGCGACAGTTGGCCATTGAGGTGGGTGACAGCCGACTGGATGTGAGTCGGGTGCTGAACAGTTTGGAACAGCGTGGACTGTTGGAACTGCATCGCGGATTGATCGTTATTCCCTCGCTGGAACAATTGTTTATGTAGCCTTCTTCTTTTTTTCCATTTTTTC
The sequence above is a segment of the Prevotella sp. E9-3 genome. Coding sequences within it:
- a CDS encoding FAD:protein FMN transferase; translated protein: MIGSDGLPGLNDKRRKQLWWQVPFLLFLVAGTVFVARMQRDIPYQTEHGFVFGTVYNISYQSNESLKTEIEKVLSEVDGEFSMFNEKSTVSRINRGEEPELSEMFQEVYKKAVAVNADTKGAFDVTVAPLVNAWGFGFKGKKTGAEADSTSSLPTAQQVDSLLKIVGMDMLTYDAEHNLIHKKDRRTMLDFSAIAKGYGSDCVARLLRRHNVKNFMVEIGGEVVTQGISPKRLPWRIGVTKPTEDSLQTSQELQTVLNVTDRAMATSGNYRNFYYQGGRRYAHTIDPMNGYPVQHNILSATVIAADCATADAYATSFMVMGLDRVKALLAQHPELMAYIIYDGDDGQFAVWYSPSLKDKINE
- a CDS encoding Crp/Fnr family transcriptional regulator — protein: MSERLILPTDSKIGLTPFYEQLLQFSLFQGLSRTELQQMVGNTRFGFQKLPAGRQIVREGDTCTQLYFLVKGTLEVETVGDDHTYRMIEQLQAPLQLQPEALFGMSPRYSHTFRTRTDCQFIVLSKDEVLRLFDEIFIFRLNYINILAAQSQQQGHRAWRRAPQTLDERVARFFIDHCMYPAGHKELHILMRQLAIEVGDSRLDVSRVLNSLEQRGLLELHRGLIVIPSLEQLFM